A region of Polyangiaceae bacterium DNA encodes the following proteins:
- a CDS encoding VOC family protein: protein MGTFVHHELNTSDPTAAKKFYNGLFGWTFQDMKMPDGSVYSMFTTGDNEGGGIQKHPMPGAPNAWLQYVGVASVEQAMAKAAKLGAKVIVDFMPVPGHGAFGVFADPTGATCAVWEPSARPATKKAVKKKVAKKTAKKPAARKTAKKRPAKRAVKKKTR from the coding sequence ATGGGTACGTTCGTTCATCACGAGCTCAACACCAGCGATCCGACGGCAGCGAAGAAGTTCTACAACGGGCTCTTCGGATGGACCTTCCAGGACATGAAGATGCCGGACGGCAGCGTCTACAGCATGTTCACCACCGGAGATAACGAGGGCGGCGGCATCCAGAAGCACCCGATGCCGGGCGCCCCGAACGCCTGGCTCCAGTACGTGGGGGTCGCGTCCGTCGAGCAGGCGATGGCCAAGGCAGCGAAGCTGGGCGCGAAGGTCATCGTCGACTTCATGCCGGTGCCTGGTCACGGCGCGTTCGGGGTCTTCGCGGATCCCACCGGCGCGACGTGCGCGGTCTGGGAGCCGTCGGCACGGCCCGCCACGAAGAAGGCGGTCAAGAAGAAGGTGGCAAAGAAGACCGCAAAGAAGCCGGCGGCAAGGAAGACCGCGAAGAAGCGTCCGGCGAAGAGGGCCGTGAAGAAGAAGACGCGCTAG
- a CDS encoding aldehyde dehydrogenase family protein, with product MDGAMRIVNPATNQTLKELDEDTPGSIADKVGRVRRAQRAWAASSFAERAERIRRFRDIVAERREALAQVLTSEVGKPISQSRNELIALGGRVDFFLEHAAREIEDEVVLGADAGGTEERIRHEPLGVVANVSAWNYPFFVGANVFLPALLTGNGVVYKPSEYATLTGLGIERALHDAGIPQDVFVSVLGGGSVGAALVEQKLDGVFFTGSHATGTRIAQALAHRMIRVQLELGGKDPAYVCDDVDPAQAALATADGAFYNTGQSCCAVERIYVHERIWDPFIRALTDAVQGFVLGDPTDDKTYIGPLARRELALATLEDQVADALHRGAKLLTGGRRAERAGFFFEPTVLVDVTHEMKLMRDESFGPLIGVMKVASDAEAQRLMADTEYGLTAAVYSQNRARAEAILAELDVGTAYWNCCDRVSPRLPWSGRGHSGIGCTLSTYGIEAFLKPKAYHLRAG from the coding sequence ATGGACGGCGCCATGCGCATCGTGAACCCGGCGACCAATCAGACGTTGAAGGAGCTGGACGAAGACACACCCGGATCCATCGCCGACAAGGTCGGCCGGGTGCGCCGGGCTCAGCGAGCTTGGGCCGCCTCGAGCTTCGCCGAGCGCGCGGAACGGATCCGGCGCTTCCGCGACATCGTGGCCGAACGCCGCGAGGCGCTGGCGCAGGTGCTCACCAGCGAGGTCGGCAAGCCGATCAGCCAGTCTCGGAACGAGCTCATCGCCTTGGGCGGGCGCGTCGACTTCTTTCTGGAGCACGCCGCCCGTGAGATCGAGGACGAAGTCGTGCTGGGCGCCGACGCCGGCGGGACGGAAGAGCGCATCCGCCACGAGCCGCTGGGCGTCGTCGCCAACGTGAGCGCCTGGAACTACCCGTTCTTCGTCGGCGCGAACGTGTTCTTGCCGGCGCTGCTCACGGGTAACGGCGTCGTCTACAAGCCCAGCGAGTACGCCACGCTCACCGGGCTCGGGATCGAACGGGCGCTGCACGACGCCGGCATCCCCCAGGACGTGTTCGTCAGCGTGTTGGGCGGCGGCAGCGTGGGAGCCGCGCTCGTCGAGCAGAAGCTGGACGGCGTCTTCTTCACGGGCTCCCACGCGACCGGCACCCGCATCGCGCAGGCGCTGGCCCATCGCATGATCCGCGTGCAGCTCGAGCTCGGCGGCAAGGACCCGGCCTACGTCTGTGACGACGTGGACCCCGCTCAGGCCGCCCTCGCCACCGCCGACGGCGCCTTCTACAACACCGGGCAGAGCTGCTGCGCCGTCGAGCGCATCTACGTGCACGAGCGCATCTGGGATCCGTTCATCCGCGCGCTGACCGACGCCGTGCAAGGCTTCGTGCTGGGCGACCCGACGGACGACAAGACGTACATCGGTCCGCTCGCGCGGCGCGAGCTCGCCCTCGCCACCCTCGAGGACCAGGTCGCGGACGCGCTGCACCGCGGCGCCAAGCTGCTCACCGGGGGCCGTCGCGCCGAGCGCGCCGGCTTCTTCTTCGAGCCGACGGTGCTGGTGGACGTGACCCACGAGATGAAGCTGATGCGGGACGAGAGCTTCGGCCCCCTGATCGGCGTAATGAAGGTCGCCTCCGACGCGGAGGCGCAGCGACTGATGGCCGACACCGAATACGGGCTCACCGCAGCGGTGTACTCCCAGAACCGCGCCCGCGCTGAGGCTATCCTCGCCGAGCTGGACGTGGGCACGGCGTATTGGAACTGCTGCGATCGGGTGAGCCCGCGCTTGCCGTGGTCGGGGCGCGGGCACTCCGGCATCGGCTGCACGCTCTCGACCTATGGCATCGAGGCGTTCCTGAAGCCGAAGGCGTACCACCTGCGGGCAGGCTGA
- a CDS encoding enoyl-CoA hydratase/isomerase family protein — translation MSILRTSVEDRVATLTLNRPDRLNAYTVEMGIELFSALHRLDQDDAVRAIVVTGEGRAFCAGADLESGGATFARERAWQAARELEEKTRPWVLRTPVIAAINGPAVGIGATLPLQWDIRIASERAKIGFVFVRRGICPEAGSTWILPRLVGAARAAELLLTGRILSADEALGFGIVSRVVPHEQLMEVALGIARDIAENTAPVSVAVTKRLLWHQLGETDPAAGKDYEDLCFDWIGKQPDAAEGVLSFLEKRKPDWKMPKNAELPAELRRR, via the coding sequence ATGTCGATCCTGCGCACCTCAGTCGAAGACCGCGTCGCGACCCTCACCCTGAACCGTCCTGACCGGCTCAACGCCTACACGGTGGAGATGGGCATCGAGCTGTTCAGCGCGCTGCATCGCCTGGATCAGGACGACGCCGTGCGCGCCATCGTCGTCACCGGCGAGGGGCGCGCGTTCTGCGCTGGCGCCGATCTGGAGTCCGGCGGCGCGACCTTCGCGCGCGAGCGTGCCTGGCAGGCGGCGCGCGAGCTCGAGGAGAAGACGCGGCCCTGGGTGCTCAGGACCCCGGTGATCGCGGCCATCAACGGCCCGGCCGTCGGCATCGGCGCCACGCTGCCGCTCCAATGGGACATCCGCATCGCCTCCGAGCGCGCGAAGATCGGCTTCGTGTTCGTGCGCCGGGGGATCTGTCCGGAGGCCGGGAGCACCTGGATCTTGCCGCGACTGGTCGGCGCCGCGCGGGCCGCGGAGCTGCTCCTGACCGGCCGCATCCTGAGCGCGGACGAGGCGCTCGGCTTCGGCATCGTGAGCCGGGTCGTGCCCCACGAGCAGCTGATGGAAGTCGCGCTCGGCATCGCGCGGGACATCGCCGAGAACACGGCGCCGGTCTCGGTGGCGGTCACCAAGCGGCTGCTCTGGCACCAGCTCGGCGAGACCGATCCGGCCGCGGGCAAGGACTACGAAGACCTCTGCTTCGACTGGATCGGCAAGCAGCCCGACGCCGCCGAGGGCGTGCTCTCGTTCCTGGAGAAGCGCAAACCCGACTGGAAGATGCCGAAGAACGCCGAGCTGCCGGCGGAGCTCCGCCGGCGCTGA
- a CDS encoding benzoate-CoA ligase family protein: MSVPLPERLNIADRFLTERLREGRGEKIALIAGERRLSYAEVKASANRFANVLAELGVDPEQRVLIGLPDIPEFPISLFGTLANGSAVVMVNSLLKEDEIAYFYAYTRAKVAVVHADHAEAFVRAAAGARDLRHLLIVGGAASGSAKARSFEELMARASDVHESYPTHRDDAAIWLFSGGTTGRPKAVVQTHASFANTTELYAKQVLGYSDGDVTLSVPKLYFGYATGSNLLFPFSVGGTSILFPERCTADVLFEQIRRHRPTILINVPTMVNHMVSHPAAREQDLSCLRFATSAGEALPVELYQRWKDSFGVELLDGLGTAEMWHVFLTNRLGDVAPGTLGKAVPGFDVRVRDDEGRDLPDGEVGWLWVRGGSRAIAYWQNMEKTESAFQGEWYVSGDMVRRDAQGNFVYCGRGDDMLKVGGKWLAPGEVENCLLTHPSVKEVAVVGVPDENGLVKPHAFVSVHSPKEGLGEELAAWVRDKLEPYKAPREVVFVDAMPRTHLGKIDRGRLRRGA; the protein is encoded by the coding sequence ATGTCCGTCCCGCTGCCGGAGAGACTCAACATCGCGGACCGCTTCCTCACCGAACGCTTGCGGGAGGGCAGGGGCGAAAAGATCGCGCTCATCGCCGGCGAGCGCCGCTTGAGCTACGCCGAGGTGAAGGCGTCGGCGAACCGCTTCGCCAACGTGCTCGCCGAGCTCGGGGTCGATCCCGAGCAGCGCGTGCTGATCGGCCTGCCGGACATCCCCGAGTTCCCCATCTCTCTGTTCGGCACCCTCGCCAACGGCTCGGCCGTGGTGATGGTCAACTCGCTGCTCAAGGAGGACGAAATCGCCTACTTCTACGCGTACACGCGGGCGAAGGTGGCGGTCGTCCACGCCGATCACGCCGAGGCCTTCGTGCGGGCGGCCGCGGGAGCGCGCGACCTGCGTCATCTGTTGATCGTGGGCGGCGCCGCGTCCGGCTCCGCCAAGGCGCGCTCGTTCGAGGAGCTGATGGCCCGCGCGAGCGACGTGCACGAGAGCTACCCGACCCACCGTGACGACGCGGCCATCTGGCTGTTCTCCGGCGGCACCACCGGGCGTCCCAAGGCCGTGGTCCAGACTCACGCCTCCTTCGCCAACACCACGGAGCTCTACGCCAAGCAAGTGCTCGGCTACTCCGACGGCGACGTCACGCTCAGCGTGCCGAAGCTCTACTTCGGCTACGCCACCGGCTCGAACCTGCTCTTCCCGTTCTCCGTGGGTGGGACCAGCATCCTGTTCCCCGAGCGCTGCACCGCCGACGTGCTGTTCGAGCAGATCCGCCGGCACCGCCCCACGATCCTGATCAACGTGCCCACCATGGTGAACCACATGGTGAGCCACCCGGCGGCGCGCGAGCAGGATCTCTCGTGCCTGCGCTTCGCGACCTCGGCGGGCGAGGCGCTGCCGGTCGAGCTCTACCAGCGCTGGAAAGACAGCTTCGGGGTCGAGCTCCTCGACGGCCTCGGGACCGCGGAGATGTGGCACGTTTTCTTGACCAATCGCCTGGGCGACGTGGCGCCCGGCACGCTGGGCAAGGCGGTGCCAGGCTTCGACGTCCGCGTGCGCGACGACGAGGGGCGAGACCTGCCGGACGGCGAGGTCGGCTGGCTCTGGGTGCGCGGCGGCTCGCGCGCCATCGCCTATTGGCAGAACATGGAGAAGACCGAGTCCGCGTTCCAGGGCGAGTGGTACGTGTCCGGCGACATGGTCCGCCGAGACGCGCAGGGCAACTTCGTCTACTGCGGGCGCGGCGACGACATGTTGAAGGTGGGCGGAAAGTGGCTCGCCCCCGGCGAAGTGGAGAACTGCCTGCTCACTCACCCTTCGGTGAAGGAGGTCGCGGTCGTCGGGGTCCCCGACGAAAACGGGCTGGTGAAGCCCCACGCCTTCGTCAGCGTCCACTCGCCGAAGGAAGGATTGGGGGAGGAGCTCGCCGCCTGGGTGCGCGACAAGCTCGAGCCCTACAAGGCCCCCCGCGAGGTCGTGTTCGTGGACGCGATGCCCCGCACGCACCTGGGCAAGATCGACCGCGGGCGCCTCCGGCGCGGCGCCTGA
- a CDS encoding YbhB/YbcL family Raf kinase inhibitor-like protein: MRIESSAFTHQGEIPSKYTCEGDDVSPPLSWSGAPAGTKSFALIVDDPDAPDPAAPKRVWVHWVVYDLSPETASLPEATKQAPAGARDGQNDWGKTGYGGPCPPIGRHRYFHKLYALDTVLGDRGALKKAELEAAMKGHVLGSAELLGTYQKKKR, encoded by the coding sequence ATGCGCATCGAATCGTCCGCGTTCACGCACCAGGGCGAGATCCCTTCCAAGTACACCTGCGAAGGCGACGACGTCTCTCCGCCTCTCTCGTGGAGCGGCGCCCCCGCCGGCACCAAGAGCTTCGCGCTGATCGTCGACGATCCGGACGCGCCCGACCCTGCCGCTCCGAAGCGCGTCTGGGTGCACTGGGTCGTCTACGATCTGTCGCCGGAGACTGCGTCCCTCCCCGAGGCGACGAAGCAAGCTCCGGCCGGCGCTCGCGACGGGCAGAACGACTGGGGCAAGACCGGCTACGGCGGACCTTGCCCGCCGATCGGGCGCCACCGCTACTTCCACAAGCTCTACGCCCTCGACACCGTGCTCGGCGATCGCGGAGCCCTGAAGAAGGCCGAGCTCGAGGCCGCGATGAAGGGCCACGTGCTCGGCAGCGCGGAGCTCCTCGGCACCTACCAGAAGAAGAAGAGGTAG
- a CDS encoding alpha/beta fold hydrolase, with protein MSDRFPVQPGAEPWSSPGSGSRSGIGVVLCHGFTGNPTATRPLGEALAARGFAVEVIRLPGHGTHWRDMLATRYGDWRWEMDRALSDLAGRGKRVVLVGLSMGGTIALDVACARPELVAGVVPINCTLLNRAGFLAKAAPVLEHVLPVVPAAAAGLVKNDIAKGGDEHAYEMVPAKAGNSFLKQLPRIRLGLETLKVPVLVAYSPQDHSVPAENSRALLKMLEGRDVTELVLPRSYHLATLDHDFDLLVDEIAGFAERVGTLS; from the coding sequence ATGTCCGACCGCTTTCCCGTTCAGCCCGGCGCGGAGCCCTGGTCGTCCCCGGGCTCCGGCTCACGCTCCGGCATCGGCGTCGTCCTCTGCCACGGCTTCACCGGCAACCCGACGGCGACGCGACCGCTCGGCGAAGCGCTGGCAGCCCGCGGCTTCGCGGTGGAGGTGATCCGCCTGCCGGGGCACGGCACCCACTGGCGGGACATGCTCGCGACCCGCTACGGCGACTGGCGCTGGGAGATGGACCGAGCGCTGAGCGACCTGGCAGGTCGCGGCAAGCGAGTGGTTCTGGTCGGCCTGAGCATGGGCGGGACCATCGCGCTCGACGTCGCCTGCGCGCGGCCCGAGCTGGTGGCGGGCGTCGTGCCGATCAACTGCACGCTCTTGAATCGCGCGGGCTTCCTGGCCAAGGCCGCGCCGGTGCTGGAGCACGTGTTGCCGGTGGTGCCGGCGGCCGCCGCGGGCCTGGTCAAGAACGACATCGCCAAAGGTGGCGACGAGCACGCCTACGAGATGGTGCCGGCGAAGGCGGGCAACTCGTTCCTGAAGCAGCTGCCGCGCATCCGCCTGGGCCTCGAGACGCTGAAGGTGCCGGTGCTGGTCGCCTACTCACCCCAGGACCACAGCGTGCCGGCGGAGAACTCCCGCGCGCTCTTGAAGATGCTCGAGGGGCGCGACGTGACCGAGCTGGTGCTCCCCCGCTCGTATCACCTGGCGACGCTCGATCACGACTTCGACCTCCTGGTGGACGAGATCGCCGGGTTCGCCGAGCGCGTCGGGACGCTCTCGTGA
- a CDS encoding FHA domain-containing protein, giving the protein MAARVIDLDTGQIWALAATPENDAGELYGAPTWRYRINRTRRADVCLSRPGVSKHHGGIDFKDGRWWVNDGGSINTVTVNGERMDPLRDRALEDGDLLGFGDARLRFETDGLPPAPPVSRG; this is encoded by the coding sequence ATGGCCGCGCGGGTGATCGACCTGGACACGGGGCAGATCTGGGCGCTCGCCGCGACGCCGGAGAACGACGCCGGGGAGCTGTACGGCGCTCCGACCTGGCGCTACCGCATCAACCGCACCCGGCGCGCGGACGTGTGCCTGTCCAGGCCGGGCGTCAGCAAGCACCACGGCGGCATCGACTTCAAGGACGGCCGCTGGTGGGTGAACGACGGCGGCAGCATCAACACCGTGACCGTCAACGGCGAGCGCATGGACCCCCTCCGCGATCGTGCGCTCGAGGACGGCGACCTGCTCGGCTTCGGTGACGCGCGGCTCCGCTTCGAGACCGACGGCCTGCCGCCTGCGCCGCCGGTATCGCGCGGGTGA
- a CDS encoding VOC family protein, whose amino-acid sequence MSRAIHHVALGARDVERVARFYRDALGLVEVARHSAEGGALRSIWLRAGGTVLMIERTEAEPRAVEGIGAGPFLLAFAVTPAERAELEARLAVESRSEHSSYFRDPEGNRVAVSHYPLP is encoded by the coding sequence ATGTCGCGGGCCATTCACCACGTCGCCCTCGGCGCGCGAGACGTGGAGCGCGTCGCGCGCTTCTACCGCGACGCGCTCGGGCTCGTGGAGGTCGCCCGACACTCCGCCGAAGGCGGCGCGCTGCGCTCGATCTGGCTCCGGGCCGGCGGGACCGTGCTCATGATCGAGCGCACCGAGGCCGAGCCGAGAGCGGTCGAGGGCATCGGTGCCGGGCCCTTCCTCCTGGCCTTCGCCGTGACGCCGGCCGAACGCGCGGAGCTCGAGGCCCGGCTCGCCGTCGAGAGCCGCAGCGAGCACAGCTCGTATTTCAGGGATCCGGAGGGGAATCGCGTGGCCGTCAGCCACTATCCGCTGCCGTGA
- a CDS encoding PEGA domain-containing protein has protein sequence MSSRWSVSLLALSLFLANVPAHAEESAPDAKTEARDRFGRGLRLFNDGDNAGALAEFKRAHELAPHPVVAYNIGLVYAAMGRAIEAVDTLDEVLKSPGTLSADKLEKARRTRAEQALRIAELSVKANVEGAEVEIDGINVEKLPLTRALKVTSGSRVVGVTAPGHIPERREVTLAGGIKKELVFELRPFEGRLAQLVVRSSIPGAVVSVDGKRVGVTPLSAPVVLAPGKHNVQLERAGYSPVSQAVELGDAVKGEVTLEPAIDPTKSISEGGRLALDLSEPECSFSVNGRPQGKYTGGLRVPAGPHLVRVERDGFEPVERLVDVAKGGTTSVRIVLEPTPEYRQRYEKKASLFKTWGWVGVIGGAVVTGVGTGYLIWNQGKKDEYIDEGNYWKGQIDLHNANQSSACKDNQFEYCNQRLETAVDSYDRAKARDLFGWLAVGVGGAALVTGSVLLITGDDPDRYTHERPELAKPRWAPMLALGPDGGALVVGGAF, from the coding sequence ATGTCGAGCCGCTGGTCCGTTTCGCTCCTGGCGCTGTCGCTGTTCCTCGCAAACGTCCCGGCACACGCCGAGGAGTCGGCGCCGGACGCCAAGACCGAGGCGCGCGATCGGTTCGGTCGAGGCCTCAGGCTCTTCAACGACGGTGACAACGCCGGCGCGCTCGCGGAGTTCAAGCGCGCTCACGAGCTGGCTCCGCATCCCGTGGTCGCCTACAACATCGGCCTGGTCTACGCGGCGATGGGGCGAGCCATCGAGGCGGTGGACACGCTGGACGAGGTGCTGAAGAGCCCCGGCACGCTCTCGGCGGACAAGCTGGAGAAGGCCAGGAGGACTCGCGCCGAGCAGGCGCTGCGCATCGCCGAGCTGAGCGTGAAGGCGAACGTCGAGGGCGCCGAGGTCGAGATCGACGGCATCAATGTGGAGAAGCTCCCGCTCACCCGGGCGCTGAAGGTCACCAGCGGCTCGCGCGTCGTCGGCGTGACCGCGCCGGGCCACATCCCCGAGCGGCGCGAGGTGACGCTGGCCGGCGGCATCAAGAAGGAGCTGGTCTTCGAGCTCCGCCCCTTCGAGGGTCGCTTGGCGCAGCTCGTGGTCAGGTCGAGCATCCCCGGCGCGGTGGTCTCGGTGGACGGCAAGCGCGTCGGGGTCACGCCGCTGTCGGCGCCCGTGGTGCTCGCGCCCGGCAAGCACAACGTGCAGCTCGAGCGCGCGGGGTACTCGCCCGTGTCCCAGGCCGTGGAGCTAGGCGACGCCGTCAAGGGTGAGGTCACGCTCGAGCCCGCGATCGATCCGACGAAGTCGATCAGCGAGGGAGGCCGCCTCGCCCTCGACCTGAGCGAGCCGGAGTGCAGCTTCAGCGTGAACGGCCGGCCGCAGGGCAAGTACACCGGCGGGCTGCGAGTCCCCGCTGGTCCGCACCTCGTGCGGGTGGAGCGCGACGGCTTCGAGCCCGTGGAGCGGCTGGTGGACGTCGCGAAGGGCGGCACCACCAGCGTGCGCATCGTGCTGGAGCCGACCCCCGAGTACCGGCAGCGCTACGAGAAGAAGGCGAGCCTCTTCAAGACCTGGGGATGGGTCGGAGTCATCGGCGGCGCCGTGGTGACCGGCGTCGGTACCGGTTACCTGATCTGGAACCAGGGGAAGAAGGACGAATACATCGACGAAGGGAACTACTGGAAGGGCCAGATCGACCTTCACAACGCCAACCAGAGCAGCGCGTGCAAAGACAACCAGTTCGAGTACTGCAACCAACGGCTCGAGACTGCGGTCGACTCCTACGACCGCGCCAAGGCTCGCGATCTGTTCGGCTGGCTCGCGGTCGGCGTCGGCGGTGCCGCGCTGGTGACCGGCAGCGTGCTCTTGATCACCGGCGACGATCCCGACCGCTACACCCACGAGCGCCCCGAGCTGGCGAAGCCGCGCTGGGCGCCGATGCTCGCGCTCGGGCCGGACGGCGGCGCGCTGGTCGTGGGCGGCGCTTTCTGA
- a CDS encoding creatininase family protein yields the protein MRLADFTWEEIRDLAEQDPWVILPVGATEAHGPHLPLSTDVIIAEAMAREAVMQLDARGVRALIAPPLAYTSAGYAAGFAGTISVRPETVTALIVDVGQALARHGLRRLAIANAHLEPGHLGSLHAAVGALEGVANVVFPDVTRKPWALRLTDEFKSGACHAGQYEGSIVMAERPELVREAIRALLPDNPASLSRAIREGKTSFEEAGGPRAYFGSPGGASAEEGRATVQVLGQILVEAVLARV from the coding sequence GTGAGGCTCGCCGACTTCACCTGGGAGGAGATCCGGGATCTGGCGGAGCAGGACCCCTGGGTCATCCTGCCGGTTGGCGCCACGGAGGCCCACGGGCCCCACCTCCCGCTCTCGACCGACGTGATCATCGCCGAAGCGATGGCCCGCGAGGCGGTGATGCAGCTCGACGCGCGCGGCGTGCGCGCGCTGATTGCGCCGCCTCTGGCCTACACCTCCGCAGGCTACGCGGCGGGTTTCGCCGGGACCATCTCGGTGCGCCCTGAGACCGTCACGGCGCTGATCGTGGACGTCGGGCAGGCCCTCGCGCGCCACGGGCTCCGCCGCTTGGCCATCGCGAACGCACACCTCGAGCCCGGCCACCTCGGCTCGCTGCACGCCGCGGTCGGTGCGCTCGAGGGAGTCGCAAACGTGGTCTTCCCCGACGTGACGCGCAAGCCCTGGGCGTTGCGCCTCACCGACGAGTTCAAGAGCGGCGCCTGCCACGCCGGGCAATACGAGGGCTCCATCGTGATGGCGGAGCGCCCCGAGCTCGTGCGCGAGGCGATCCGAGCCCTGCTCCCCGACAACCCCGCGAGCCTGTCCCGCGCGATCCGCGAGGGGAAGACGAGCTTCGAGGAGGCCGGCGGCCCGCGCGCGTATTTCGGCTCGCCCGGCGGCGCGAGCGCGGAAGAGGGTCGCGCCACCGTCCAGGTCCTGGGTCAGATCTTGGTGGAGGCGGTGCTCGCTCGGGTCTAA